One genomic segment of Candidatus Nitrosocosmicus arcticus includes these proteins:
- a CDS encoding pyridoxal phosphate-dependent aminotransferase: MQHCHHGGIYSVNSQNNIRIDFSSNINPLGISKKVFEKLRSSIKLAYIYPDPKCIELKKKIIEYINCEFDLDINENLITGNGATELIHYFAAAFTRKKTLIPTPTFCEYELAAKRMKSKLVYVPPSDNNFQIDSDTITKLANNPDNEIGSVFLCNPNNPTGKFFRKEILEVIEKIDKKIPILLDESYIEFTVIRKEKDNNYFINLIKDFNNLVILRSLTKTFGLAGLRVGYALSTKENIQKLNNNLISWNVNGLAQIAAIEALKDKSHIKAARKNNISEKKRVFKLLEKNRKIRAISSDVNFYLIEILNEKTSTDLTSELLIKNRILVRDCKSFTGMNDKFIRVAIKTPKENNVLLESLEEAF; this comes from the coding sequence TTGCAACATTGTCATCATGGTGGAATCTATTCTGTAAATAGTCAAAATAATATAAGAATAGACTTTAGTTCGAACATAAATCCTCTTGGAATTTCCAAGAAAGTTTTTGAAAAATTAAGATCCAGCATCAAACTAGCCTATATCTATCCTGATCCCAAATGCATTGAATTAAAAAAAAAGATAATAGAGTATATTAATTGTGAATTTGACCTGGACATAAATGAGAATTTAATAACGGGAAATGGTGCCACAGAATTAATACATTATTTCGCCGCGGCCTTTACACGAAAAAAAACACTAATCCCAACGCCCACCTTTTGTGAATATGAACTTGCTGCAAAACGCATGAAATCAAAATTGGTATATGTACCCCCTTCTGACAATAACTTTCAAATTGATTCAGATACTATTACAAAGCTAGCAAATAATCCAGACAATGAAATAGGATCAGTATTCTTATGCAATCCAAATAACCCTACAGGAAAGTTTTTCAGAAAAGAAATATTAGAAGTGATAGAAAAAATTGACAAAAAGATCCCAATCCTCCTAGATGAATCCTACATTGAATTTACCGTTATTAGAAAGGAAAAGGACAATAACTATTTTATTAATCTAATAAAAGATTTCAATAATTTGGTGATATTACGATCGCTTACAAAAACATTCGGCCTAGCAGGTTTGAGAGTAGGTTACGCGCTATCGACCAAAGAGAATATTCAAAAACTAAACAACAATTTAATTAGCTGGAACGTAAACGGATTAGCCCAGATAGCAGCCATAGAAGCGCTAAAAGACAAATCTCACATTAAAGCCGCAAGGAAAAACAACATTTCGGAAAAGAAAAGAGTATTCAAATTACTTGAAAAAAACAGGAAAATAAGGGCAATCTCAAGTGATGTCAATTTTTACTTGATTGAGATACTAAATGAGAAAACATCCACAGACCTGACCAGCGAATTATTAATAAAGAATAGAATCCTCGTAAGAGACTGCAAGAGTTTCACAGGTATGAATGACAAATTTATTAGAGTAGCCATCAAGACTCCAAAAGAGAATAACGTCCTTTTAGAATCATTGGAAGAAGCATTTTGA
- the asd gene encoding aspartate-semialdehyde dehydrogenase — translation MSNAFNMLKVALIGSTGAVGQEFVVALDKHPWFNLTHIVSSERSAGKKYIDAIRDPQSGILKWHNREQVPEYVRDKIVSKIDDINPKEFDLIFTALESDDAQTIEPKLAVHVPVISTAAAFRYENDVPILIPGINDEHADLLKKQQEERQWNGFIAPLPNCTTTGLAITLKPLIESFGVKSVFMTSMQALSGAGRSPGVIALDILDNVIPYIPKEEEKVQIETKKILGRYDRESKEISVNDVKVSCTCTRVPVSDGHTEVVFVETIENADPSSVKKKMMEFSDNVSIKNLPTAPRDYIVVNDDPTRPQPRVDREINDGMTTVVGRLRKDSVFDNGIKYVLLTHNEKMGSAKGAVLLAELFKTKKII, via the coding sequence ATGTCTAACGCTTTCAATATGTTAAAAGTAGCGTTAATCGGTTCAACTGGCGCTGTTGGTCAAGAATTTGTGGTTGCACTTGACAAACATCCTTGGTTCAATTTAACTCATATTGTATCTTCTGAAAGATCCGCTGGTAAAAAATATATCGATGCAATTAGAGATCCTCAGTCGGGTATACTTAAGTGGCATAATCGAGAACAAGTACCAGAATACGTTAGAGATAAGATCGTATCTAAAATTGACGACATAAATCCGAAGGAGTTTGACTTAATTTTTACTGCGTTGGAATCTGATGATGCACAAACAATCGAACCAAAATTGGCTGTCCATGTTCCTGTTATTAGTACAGCTGCTGCTTTCAGATATGAAAACGATGTCCCAATTTTGATACCGGGAATTAATGATGAACATGCTGATCTTTTAAAAAAGCAGCAGGAGGAGCGTCAATGGAACGGCTTTATTGCACCATTGCCTAATTGTACTACTACTGGGCTCGCTATTACTCTAAAGCCATTGATTGAGAGCTTTGGAGTGAAAAGTGTCTTTATGACCTCAATGCAAGCACTGTCTGGAGCAGGTAGGTCTCCTGGTGTTATTGCTTTGGATATACTAGACAACGTCATTCCATACATTCCTAAAGAGGAAGAAAAAGTTCAAATAGAAACCAAAAAAATATTGGGCAGATATGATAGAGAGTCTAAAGAAATTTCTGTTAACGATGTAAAGGTCAGTTGCACCTGTACCAGGGTGCCAGTATCTGATGGTCATACCGAGGTGGTCTTTGTGGAGACAATTGAAAATGCAGACCCCTCGTCAGTTAAAAAGAAAATGATGGAGTTTTCTGACAATGTGTCCATAAAGAATCTTCCTACTGCTCCACGAGATTATATTGTTGTCAATGATGATCCAACGAGACCTCAGCCACGAGTAGACAGAGAAATCAATGATGGTATGACCACAGTGGTTGGTAGATTGCGAAAGGATTCCGTGTTTGATAATGGTATAAAGTATGTTCTTCTCACTCATAATGAAAAAATGGGTTCGGCGAAAGGAGCCGTATTACTAGCTGAGTTGTTCAAAACAAAAAAAATTATATAA
- a CDS encoding Lrp/AsnC family transcriptional regulator has product MGRIDDLDLQILSELSKDASISVPRLSKKININSSVVYSRIKRLVKRGLIKKFTIVINDEALGFNVKALTGITMDSKLRDNVLGELFKIPEVREVAEVTGRFDVLVTMTARSLDEMHQIISEKVGRIEGVQKTETFIEMRKTSRELISNSVSK; this is encoded by the coding sequence ATGGGAAGAATTGACGATCTTGATCTCCAGATATTAAGCGAGTTGTCAAAAGATGCAAGTATATCGGTTCCCAGGCTTTCAAAAAAAATCAACATAAATTCCTCTGTAGTTTATAGCAGAATCAAGCGACTTGTCAAGAGAGGTTTAATTAAGAAATTTACTATTGTAATAAATGATGAAGCTTTAGGTTTTAATGTTAAAGCACTAACTGGAATTACCATGGATTCTAAATTGAGGGATAATGTACTTGGAGAACTTTTTAAAATTCCCGAGGTGAGAGAAGTAGCTGAAGTTACTGGAAGATTTGATGTGCTGGTAACCATGACTGCTCGTTCTCTAGATGAAATGCATCAAATCATATCTGAAAAAGTGGGAAGGATTGAAGGTGTACAGAAAACTGAAACATTTATTGAGATGAGGAAGACTTCACGAGAATTAATATCAAATTCTGTATCAAAATAA
- a CDS encoding heme o synthase has product MKTFGNQVKNYYELTKPKIWYLLVFTAIGAAVSASWLFDVQVSWMTWALLFFAIAAGSAAADTLTGYNDRDIDAIMERTKGRPIPSGRISPRNALIFGLILAGISLVCSWFINIWAFGLMAFGLFDNIIVYSKWLKRTSQSNIIWGGFSGGAPALIGYIAITFQHVEIGIAMAGLVFFWIPTHIWSLALHVKEDYKKANVPMLPVVSSESKSVRIIALTTLMMVVFSILPFFFNQFGLIYLLTATVFGIVMIFLSVWLLLKPSEKTSWLVFKFSSPYLAALFIAFMVDAFFH; this is encoded by the coding sequence ATGAAGACATTTGGTAACCAAGTTAAAAATTATTACGAGCTTACAAAACCAAAAATTTGGTATCTACTTGTTTTCACAGCTATAGGTGCTGCGGTTTCAGCATCCTGGTTATTTGATGTTCAGGTCAGTTGGATGACTTGGGCTTTATTGTTCTTTGCAATCGCTGCAGGCTCTGCAGCTGCGGATACTCTTACAGGATATAACGATAGAGATATTGACGCAATAATGGAAAGAACTAAAGGTCGTCCGATTCCCTCAGGAAGAATTTCGCCACGTAACGCTTTAATTTTTGGGCTCATTTTAGCAGGAATTTCTCTGGTTTGTTCTTGGTTCATAAACATATGGGCATTTGGGTTAATGGCATTTGGCTTGTTTGATAACATCATAGTATACAGCAAGTGGCTAAAAAGAACTAGCCAATCTAATATTATATGGGGTGGATTTTCTGGTGGCGCCCCAGCACTCATTGGCTATATAGCAATAACTTTTCAACATGTAGAAATAGGCATTGCAATGGCTGGACTGGTATTTTTCTGGATTCCCACACACATCTGGAGTTTAGCCTTACACGTAAAAGAGGATTACAAAAAGGCCAATGTTCCAATGCTTCCTGTTGTATCAAGCGAATCTAAATCTGTGAGAATAATAGCACTAACAACTTTGATGATGGTTGTATTTAGTATACTGCCATTTTTCTTTAATCAATTTGGCTTGATATATCTTTTGACTGCTACCGTATTTGGAATTGTAATGATATTTTTGTCTGTGTGGTTATTGCTAAAGCCAAGTGAAAAAACTTCTTGGTTAGTATTCAAATTTAGCAGTCCATATCTTGCAGCATTATTTATTGCTTTTATGGTAGATGCGTTCTTTCACTAG
- a CDS encoding thioesterase family protein, whose protein sequence is MSHNQTTSFLWEGENVFSTPSMISEMEETCRLLLKEQFLKVDSEWDSVGTVVNINHTAATPVGAEILLKAEVVGVDGRRVQFKVSTEDNLEQIGDGNHERFIINIPKFKEKFDLKVKKLDEYQKG, encoded by the coding sequence GTGAGCCACAATCAGACTACTAGTTTTCTTTGGGAAGGCGAAAATGTTTTCTCGACACCTTCAATGATATCAGAAATGGAAGAAACCTGTAGATTGTTATTAAAAGAGCAATTCTTAAAAGTTGATTCAGAATGGGATTCGGTAGGTACCGTTGTGAACATTAATCATACTGCTGCAACTCCTGTAGGGGCAGAAATACTTCTGAAAGCCGAAGTTGTAGGTGTTGATGGAAGAAGAGTTCAATTTAAAGTATCTACAGAAGATAATTTAGAACAGATAGGGGATGGAAATCATGAAAGGTTCATTATCAATATCCCCAAATTTAAAGAAAAGTTCGACTTGAAAGTGAAAAAACTAGATGAATATCAAAAAGGATGA
- the thsB gene encoding thermosome subunit beta codes for MASIQQTAGGMPVLILKEGTKENKGREAQKNNISAAKLVAEIVRSSLGPRGMDKMLVDSLGDVTITNDGATILKEIDVQHPAAKIMVEVAKSVDNEVGDGTTSSVIFTGALLEKAEQLISKDVHPSAIVDGYTAASEQALVILNKIAIKVNVNDKDLLIKIAKTSMESKLVSDDSPILSEIVVNAAKQIAEKNTSGDGLRVDLDNIKVEKKAGGSIRDTSFIQGIVLDKEIVHAAMPKRVENAKIALINSALEIEKTEMSAEIRISEPQQMQMFLEEENRMLKDMVDKIKSIGANVVLCQKGIDDIAQHYLAKANVLAVRRVKESDMYKLSKATGARLVNNLDDLSESDLGIANLVEERKVETDKWVFIEGCKNPKAVTILVRGGSQRVVDEADRSLHDALMVMKDVLEKPSIVAGGGSPEAYIANELRQWSSSLEGRSQLAAQKFAEALEVIPLTLAENAGMDPIDTMADLKAKQTKGSKWIGINVKTTSVSDIYKNNILEPTVIKEQIIKSATETACMLLRIDDVIAATKSRMPAGPPGGGMGGMGGMGGMGGMGGMGGMDMD; via the coding sequence ATGGCTTCAATTCAACAAACAGCTGGTGGTATGCCAGTATTAATATTAAAAGAAGGAACTAAAGAAAATAAAGGCAGAGAGGCGCAAAAAAATAACATTTCTGCAGCAAAATTGGTAGCGGAAATTGTCAGATCTAGTTTAGGACCACGTGGCATGGACAAAATGCTAGTGGATTCTTTAGGTGATGTTACGATCACTAACGACGGTGCCACTATTTTGAAGGAGATAGATGTTCAACATCCTGCCGCCAAAATAATGGTAGAGGTTGCAAAATCTGTCGATAACGAGGTTGGCGACGGAACTACTTCATCTGTAATTTTTACGGGCGCACTTTTAGAAAAAGCAGAACAATTGATAAGCAAAGATGTTCATCCGTCCGCAATTGTAGATGGATACACTGCAGCTTCTGAGCAAGCATTAGTTATTTTAAATAAGATTGCTATAAAAGTTAATGTCAATGATAAGGATCTCCTTATCAAAATTGCAAAAACTAGTATGGAATCTAAATTGGTATCTGATGATAGTCCCATATTGAGTGAAATTGTGGTAAATGCTGCTAAACAAATTGCCGAGAAAAATACCTCTGGCGACGGTTTACGCGTGGATTTAGACAATATTAAGGTCGAGAAGAAAGCAGGAGGATCTATACGTGATACCTCATTCATACAAGGAATTGTTTTAGATAAGGAAATAGTTCATGCTGCAATGCCCAAGAGAGTCGAAAACGCAAAGATTGCTCTCATAAATTCTGCTCTTGAAATTGAAAAAACAGAAATGAGTGCAGAAATTAGAATCAGTGAGCCACAGCAAATGCAAATGTTCTTAGAAGAAGAAAATAGGATGCTCAAGGATATGGTTGATAAGATAAAATCAATTGGGGCTAATGTAGTACTATGTCAAAAGGGAATTGATGATATTGCACAACATTATTTGGCTAAAGCAAATGTACTGGCAGTAAGACGAGTAAAAGAAAGCGACATGTACAAACTTTCAAAGGCTACAGGCGCAAGATTGGTAAATAACCTAGATGACTTGAGTGAAAGTGATTTAGGTATTGCTAATTTGGTTGAAGAAAGAAAAGTTGAAACTGACAAGTGGGTGTTCATAGAAGGATGCAAGAATCCAAAAGCTGTAACTATTCTTGTACGTGGGGGATCACAAAGAGTAGTTGATGAAGCTGATAGATCTTTACATGATGCATTGATGGTTATGAAGGATGTATTGGAGAAACCATCTATCGTTGCAGGTGGGGGTTCTCCTGAAGCATACATAGCTAATGAATTAAGACAGTGGTCTAGCAGTCTTGAAGGACGATCACAGTTGGCCGCACAGAAGTTTGCTGAAGCATTAGAAGTAATACCTTTAACCCTTGCAGAGAATGCAGGTATGGACCCTATTGATACTATGGCTGACTTGAAGGCAAAACAAACAAAGGGATCCAAATGGATTGGTATAAATGTAAAGACAACTTCTGTTTCAGATATTTATAAGAATAATATACTCGAACCAACTGTTATTAAAGAACAAATCATAAAGTCAGCTACTGAGACTGCTTGTATGCTGTTGAGAATTGATGACGTAATTGCAGCCACAAAGTCCAGAATGCCAGCTGGTCCACCTGGTGGCGGCATGGGCGGCATGGGCGGCATGGGCGGCATGGGCGGCATGGGCGGCATGGGCGGCATGGATATGGATTAA
- a CDS encoding carbohydrate kinase family protein — MNPCASISSSISSPSSSSSSSYHLLSCSSKSLGTFSSTGNDSFTRPNHNQYPHKQNTKQSDKIIKTENRRSLTNQIFGNSHTHNILRNLLVKLLDIRETRNQPQVTILPDFFVDRIIEVLDYPGFINNIGRKIDAGGGSMRGYSSVDIKGGNAINMAYSLAKLEVRVELFTMADEIGSAILRSIFLPFKTNVNLHIRKGKHGLSTVFEFSNSSNSSSNVMVSDVGDNDNFGPELIESQEVRMILRSSDAVIMTNWASNLRGTDLLDYVFTNSPKSVHFLDPADIEKRCFEFLNALKNRSNLIDFLSINENEYNLIIKALKSVIGYGDSTLLAFDSNLYPDNINAFCESAKLLSNFINLTVCIHTTKGSVISDGHESLFVDSIVPSKIDIVSGAGDSWDAGFVFGHLFGFTTMEKVCFANLLSSLHVGNLFGDNPSLSEIIDYIKSNYF; from the coding sequence TTGAATCCTTGTGCTTCTATTTCCTCTTCTATTTCCTCTCCTTCTTCATCTTCATCATCATCGTATCACCTTCTATCTTGTTCATCAAAATCTTTGGGAACTTTTTCTTCAACGGGTAATGACTCTTTTACACGTCCCAATCATAATCAATATCCTCATAAACAAAACACAAAACAGTCTGACAAAATAATTAAGACAGAAAATAGGAGGAGTTTGACTAATCAGATTTTTGGGAATTCCCACACTCATAATATTCTCAGAAACCTGTTGGTCAAACTTTTAGATATAAGGGAAACTAGGAATCAACCACAGGTTACCATATTGCCTGATTTTTTTGTCGATAGGATTATTGAAGTATTGGACTATCCCGGTTTTATAAATAATATCGGAAGAAAGATTGATGCAGGAGGCGGAAGTATGCGAGGGTATTCTAGTGTAGATATCAAAGGTGGTAACGCTATCAATATGGCATATAGTCTAGCAAAACTTGAAGTTCGCGTAGAGTTGTTTACCATGGCAGATGAAATTGGTTCTGCGATTTTACGTTCTATATTTTTGCCCTTCAAAACAAACGTAAATCTTCACATTAGAAAGGGGAAACATGGATTATCGACAGTATTTGAATTTTCAAATTCCTCCAACTCCTCATCAAATGTGATGGTAAGTGATGTGGGAGACAACGATAATTTCGGTCCAGAACTAATAGAATCACAAGAAGTACGGATGATTTTGCGATCATCTGACGCTGTGATAATGACAAATTGGGCATCAAATCTAAGAGGAACCGACTTATTGGATTATGTATTTACAAATTCCCCTAAATCGGTTCATTTTCTCGATCCCGCTGATATTGAGAAGAGATGTTTTGAATTCCTTAATGCGCTAAAAAATCGTTCTAATTTAATAGACTTTCTAAGTATCAATGAAAATGAATATAATCTGATAATTAAAGCATTAAAGAGCGTCATTGGTTATGGCGATAGCACCCTTTTGGCCTTTGATAGCAATTTATATCCTGATAATATTAACGCCTTTTGCGAATCGGCAAAATTGCTTTCTAATTTTATTAATTTAACAGTATGTATACATACCACGAAAGGATCTGTAATATCTGACGGTCATGAATCGTTATTTGTAGATTCTATTGTTCCATCCAAAATCGATATTGTAAGTGGAGCCGGAGATTCCTGGGATGCTGGTTTCGTGTTTGGCCACTTATTTGGATTCACAACTATGGAGAAAGTTTGTTTTGCAAATTTATTATCCTCACTTCATGTAGGAAATCTATTTGGTGACAACCCTTCGTTATCCGAAATTATTGATTATATCAAATCTAATTATTTCTAA